A single genomic interval of Microbacterium hydrocarbonoxydans harbors:
- a CDS encoding amino acid ABC transporter permease, which translates to MTSVLYDVPGPKAILRNRLIGVATVVVILALLGFIGYRFWESGQFEASRWYVFSFSAVWAQIFEALGSTLAAFAVAAVLSIVLGFVLAIGRLSDHAWIRVPVTVVTELFRAVPVLVFMMLLYYGLPVIGVKMEPYWAVVLALMAYNGSVLAEVIRAGVESLPRGQKEAGYAIGLRKSGVMRLILLPQAIRAMLPVVVAQLVVTMKDTALGFIITYPELLYFAKQLTSQQGRPVLQSAFVIGGIYIIMCLILSGIARWIEIRTRRSPKVQAINAAGNPAADDESTMTQVIAMQKGAGKFDGTNTGSGAL; encoded by the coding sequence ATGACTTCCGTCCTGTACGACGTCCCCGGTCCGAAGGCCATCCTGAGGAACCGTCTCATCGGCGTGGCCACCGTGGTGGTCATCCTCGCGCTGCTCGGCTTCATCGGCTACCGGTTCTGGGAGAGCGGCCAGTTCGAGGCGTCCCGGTGGTACGTGTTCTCCTTCAGTGCCGTGTGGGCGCAGATCTTCGAAGCGCTCGGCAGCACGCTGGCGGCTTTCGCCGTCGCCGCCGTCCTCAGCATCGTGCTCGGGTTCGTCCTCGCGATCGGGCGTCTCTCCGACCACGCCTGGATCCGCGTCCCGGTCACCGTGGTGACAGAGCTCTTCCGCGCCGTGCCGGTGCTCGTGTTCATGATGCTGCTCTACTACGGACTTCCCGTCATCGGCGTCAAGATGGAGCCGTACTGGGCAGTCGTCCTCGCGCTCATGGCGTACAACGGCTCCGTCCTCGCCGAGGTGATCCGCGCCGGCGTCGAGTCGCTGCCTCGCGGTCAGAAGGAGGCCGGTTACGCGATCGGTCTCCGCAAGAGCGGCGTCATGCGACTCATCCTGCTCCCGCAGGCGATCCGGGCGATGCTGCCCGTCGTCGTCGCCCAGCTCGTGGTGACGATGAAGGACACTGCGCTCGGGTTCATAATCACCTACCCTGAGCTGCTGTACTTCGCCAAGCAGCTGACCTCCCAGCAGGGACGCCCGGTGCTCCAGTCCGCGTTCGTCATCGGCGGGATCTACATCATCATGTGCCTCATCCTCTCCGGTATCGCCCGGTGGATCGAGATCCGCACGCGCCGATCCCCGAAGGTGCAGGCCATCAATGCGGCAGGCAACCCCGCAGCGGACGATGAGTCGACGATGACCCAGGTGATCGCGATGCAGAAGGGCGCAGGCAAGTTCGACGGGACGAACACAGGTTCAGGCGCGCTCTGA
- the rplT gene encoding 50S ribosomal protein L20, which produces MARVKRAVNAHKKRRVILERASGYRGQRSRLYRKAKEQVIHSLVYSYRDRRKRKGDFRRLWIQRINAAARQNGITYNRFIQGLGLAGVTVDRRMLADLAVNDAATFTTLVETAKKALPSDVNAPKTAA; this is translated from the coding sequence AAGAAGCGTCGCGTCATCCTCGAGCGCGCCTCCGGCTACCGCGGTCAGCGTTCGCGCCTCTACCGCAAGGCCAAGGAGCAGGTCATCCACTCCCTGGTGTACTCGTACCGGGACCGTCGCAAGCGCAAGGGCGACTTCCGTCGCCTCTGGATCCAGCGCATCAACGCCGCTGCACGCCAGAACGGCATCACGTACAACCGCTTCATCCAGGGCCTCGGCCTCGCGGGTGTTACCGTCGACCGTCGTATGCTCGCTGACCTCGCGGTCAACGACGCCGCGACCTTCACGACGCTGGTCGAGACGGCGAAGAAGGCTCTGCCCTCTGACGTCAACGCCCCGAAGACGGCTGCGTAA
- a CDS encoding response regulator transcription factor produces MRILIVEDDERVAAALEAFLARSGYATARAADGASALEMLGADTEVVLLDLGLPDVDGIDLCRRIRGRSEVPIVIVTARNQVTERIKGLRAGADDFVVKPYDVHELLARIEAVTRRSRPMRPESEARVQLQGGVVEIDLVARQVTIDRSPVELTRKEFDIVAVLARYPGVAVPKERLIREVWNTDWRGFGHSLEVHVGAIRRKAGQHRLIETVRGVGYRLAG; encoded by the coding sequence ATGAGGATTCTGATCGTGGAGGATGACGAGCGCGTCGCCGCCGCCCTCGAAGCATTCCTGGCGCGTTCGGGCTATGCGACCGCCCGCGCAGCCGACGGGGCATCCGCTCTGGAGATGCTGGGGGCGGACACCGAAGTGGTGCTGCTCGATCTCGGGCTGCCTGACGTCGACGGCATCGACCTGTGCCGCCGCATCCGTGGCCGATCCGAGGTGCCGATCGTCATCGTGACGGCGCGCAACCAGGTCACGGAGCGCATCAAGGGACTCCGAGCCGGCGCGGATGACTTCGTCGTGAAGCCGTACGACGTGCATGAGCTCCTTGCGCGGATCGAGGCGGTCACGCGCCGCTCGCGGCCGATGCGACCGGAGTCCGAGGCGCGGGTGCAGCTGCAGGGCGGTGTCGTGGAGATCGACCTCGTGGCTCGTCAGGTCACCATCGATCGGTCGCCGGTGGAGCTCACGCGCAAGGAGTTCGACATCGTCGCCGTCCTCGCCCGGTACCCGGGAGTGGCGGTGCCCAAGGAACGCCTGATCCGCGAGGTGTGGAACACCGACTGGCGCGGCTTCGGTCACTCGCTCGAGGTGCATGTCGGCGCGATCCGCCGCAAGGCCGGGCAGCACCGGCTGATCGAGACGGTGCGCGGCGTCGGCTACCGGCTGGCGGGATAG
- a CDS encoding amino acid ABC transporter ATP-binding protein: MMTSGKPLVVVDNVQKHYGDFQALTDIDLTVDAGEVVVVIGPSGSGKSTLCRTINRLETITSGTISIDGKALPAEGKGLANLRADVGMVFQSFNLFAHLTILENVTLGPIKVRGLKKADADKEAMALLERVGVAQQASKLPAQLSGGQQQRVAIARALAMHPKVMLFDEPTSALDPEMINEVLDVMVELAHEGMTMIVVTHEMGFARKAANRVVFMADGRIVEEATPEEFFTNPKSDRAKDFLSKLLTH; the protein is encoded by the coding sequence ATGATGACCTCTGGTAAGCCCCTCGTCGTGGTCGACAACGTCCAGAAGCACTATGGCGACTTCCAGGCGCTCACCGACATCGACCTCACCGTCGACGCCGGCGAGGTCGTGGTCGTGATCGGTCCGTCCGGTTCTGGCAAGTCGACCCTCTGCCGCACGATCAACCGGCTCGAGACCATCACGAGCGGCACGATCAGCATCGACGGCAAGGCGCTCCCCGCCGAGGGCAAGGGCCTCGCGAACCTCCGCGCCGACGTCGGCATGGTGTTCCAGTCGTTCAACCTGTTCGCCCACCTCACGATCCTCGAGAACGTCACGCTCGGCCCCATCAAGGTCCGCGGACTGAAGAAGGCGGATGCCGACAAGGAGGCGATGGCGCTCCTCGAGCGGGTCGGCGTGGCGCAGCAGGCGTCCAAGCTCCCGGCCCAGCTCTCCGGCGGTCAGCAGCAGCGCGTGGCGATCGCCAGGGCGCTCGCCATGCATCCCAAGGTCATGCTCTTCGACGAGCCGACCAGCGCACTCGACCCCGAGATGATCAACGAGGTGCTCGACGTCATGGTCGAGCTCGCGCACGAGGGCATGACGATGATCGTCGTCACGCACGAGATGGGCTTCGCGCGCAAGGCCGCGAACCGGGTCGTCTTCATGGCGGACGGGCGCATCGTCGAAGAGGCGACGCCCGAGGAGTTCTTCACGAACCCGAAGAGCGATCGCGCCAAGGACTTCCTCTCGAAGCTGCTCACGCACTGA
- a CDS encoding TAXI family TRAP transporter solute-binding subunit, whose translation MSGGARSGVMLRRIVGVVLAVTMLGATSACSTRATEWTDSTYEIAGGGANGVYYAYGSELASELEAAFDVEISAAETAGSVDNLLRVGSGEVLLAFAQGDAAADAVAGAGAFDEPLPVQAIARLYDEYLHVVVRADSDIEELADLSGRTVSLGAENSGVNVIAGRVLDAAAVDVASITDPQLDLGESISALEASEIDGFFWVGGIPTPGIAELAETTPVRLLAIDQSWVNEVNGRYSDAYRSSDFPVGLYGLDRSEPTMAVPNYLVTGADTPDAVVRDVLTGLFDARTRIAHTVPAAALLDRRQAIFTGPVELHPGAIEYYRAQRD comes from the coding sequence GTGAGCGGCGGCGCGCGCAGCGGAGTGATGCTCCGACGGATCGTCGGCGTCGTCCTCGCCGTCACCATGCTCGGTGCGACCAGCGCCTGCAGCACCCGAGCGACCGAGTGGACGGATTCGACCTACGAGATCGCCGGTGGCGGGGCGAACGGCGTCTACTACGCCTACGGCAGCGAGCTGGCGAGCGAACTCGAAGCCGCCTTCGACGTGGAGATCAGCGCCGCGGAGACGGCCGGCTCCGTCGACAATCTGCTGCGCGTGGGATCGGGGGAGGTCCTGCTGGCCTTCGCCCAGGGCGATGCGGCAGCGGATGCCGTGGCCGGCGCCGGAGCGTTCGACGAACCGCTGCCTGTCCAGGCGATCGCGCGGCTCTACGACGAGTACCTCCATGTCGTGGTCAGGGCGGACTCGGACATCGAGGAGCTCGCCGACCTCTCGGGGCGCACCGTGTCGCTGGGCGCGGAGAACTCGGGTGTCAACGTGATCGCCGGGCGGGTGCTGGATGCCGCAGCGGTCGACGTCGCATCGATCACCGACCCTCAACTCGACCTCGGCGAGTCGATCAGCGCGCTGGAGGCCTCGGAGATCGACGGCTTCTTCTGGGTCGGCGGCATCCCCACACCGGGGATCGCCGAACTCGCGGAGACGACCCCCGTCCGGCTGCTCGCGATCGACCAGAGCTGGGTGAACGAGGTCAACGGACGCTATTCCGACGCCTACCGTTCGTCCGACTTCCCGGTCGGGCTGTACGGGCTCGATCGCTCGGAACCGACGATGGCCGTCCCCAACTACCTCGTCACGGGCGCGGATACTCCGGACGCCGTCGTCCGTGACGTCCTCACCGGCCTCTTCGACGCCCGCACCCGCATCGCTCACACCGTCCCGGCGGCGGCGCTGCTCGATCGACGGCAGGCGATCTTCACCGGCCCGGTCGAGCTTCATCCGGGAGCGATCGAGTACTACCGAGCGCAACGGGATTGA
- a CDS encoding amino acid ABC transporter permease: MDVIFGNTDLWGRALSNTLTLFFGGGVLALILGIIVGAMRVAPVPIARGVGTVYVNLIRNTPLTLVFFFFIFGYPQLGLPKVSTMVLGILAIGIYTATYVAEVIRAGINTVPVGQAEAARAIGLPFGQVMSLVVLPQAFRSVVPPMMSVFIALLKNTTVAAGFSVLELGAVRSYLSERGENALVVLLWVALIFVALVMLLSWLQRYLENKWRIAR, encoded by the coding sequence GTGGACGTCATCTTCGGCAACACCGATCTCTGGGGACGAGCTCTCAGCAATACGCTGACCCTCTTCTTCGGCGGCGGAGTGCTCGCGCTGATTCTCGGCATCATCGTCGGCGCCATGCGCGTCGCTCCGGTGCCGATCGCCCGCGGAGTGGGGACGGTCTACGTCAACCTCATCCGCAACACGCCACTCACCCTGGTCTTCTTCTTCTTCATCTTCGGCTACCCCCAGCTGGGCCTGCCGAAGGTGAGCACGATGGTGCTCGGGATCCTCGCCATCGGCATCTACACCGCGACCTATGTGGCCGAGGTGATCCGCGCCGGCATCAACACGGTGCCCGTCGGGCAGGCTGAGGCCGCGCGAGCGATCGGACTTCCGTTCGGGCAGGTCATGTCGCTCGTCGTGCTTCCCCAGGCGTTCCGGTCCGTGGTGCCCCCGATGATGAGCGTCTTCATCGCTCTCCTCAAGAACACCACCGTCGCTGCCGGCTTCTCCGTGCTCGAGCTCGGAGCCGTGCGGTCGTACCTCAGCGAGCGCGGTGAGAACGCGCTCGTGGTGCTGCTCTGGGTCGCCCTGATCTTCGTCGCCCTGGTCATGCTCCTCAGCTGGCTCCAGCGCTATCTCGAGAACAAGTGGAGGATCGCGCGATGA
- a CDS encoding glutamate ABC transporter substrate-binding protein, with translation MRRTRTLAGIGIAAAALLALTACNSGSPSSPGAGTGGDEGEDSTWFEVADDVQLEGSPTFDAIKERDKVVVGVKEDQPGLGFLDVTTDERTGFDVDIARWIAASLGYDEDKIEFKPIASANREQAITNGDIDYYVGTYSINDKRKELIDFAGPYFITGQGLLVGSDSDIKSEKDLNADTTVCSATGSTPIQNIRDNYPEVPTKEFDLYSACVEALLSGEVQAVTTDQAILIGYAAQDPDNLMVVGEPFSEERYGVGLTKGDDALRGHINELFTDGGDIWQAIFDKNLGSSGIEVEQPEVDAY, from the coding sequence ATGCGACGCACACGGACACTGGCAGGAATCGGGATCGCGGCAGCAGCGCTGCTCGCGCTGACCGCCTGCAACAGCGGCAGCCCGTCCAGCCCCGGCGCTGGCACGGGAGGCGACGAGGGCGAGGACTCCACCTGGTTCGAGGTCGCCGACGACGTGCAGCTCGAGGGCAGCCCCACGTTCGACGCCATCAAGGAGCGCGACAAGGTCGTCGTCGGCGTCAAGGAGGACCAGCCAGGGCTCGGCTTCCTCGACGTCACGACGGACGAGCGCACCGGCTTCGACGTCGACATCGCCCGTTGGATCGCCGCTTCGCTCGGCTACGACGAGGACAAGATCGAGTTCAAGCCGATCGCCTCGGCGAACCGCGAGCAGGCGATCACCAACGGTGACATCGACTACTACGTCGGCACCTACTCGATCAACGACAAGCGCAAGGAGCTGATCGACTTCGCCGGCCCCTACTTCATCACCGGGCAGGGCCTGCTCGTCGGCTCCGACAGCGACATCAAGAGCGAGAAGGACCTGAACGCCGACACCACCGTGTGCTCGGCCACCGGATCGACGCCGATCCAGAACATCCGGGACAACTACCCCGAGGTTCCCACCAAGGAGTTCGACCTGTACTCCGCGTGCGTCGAGGCTCTGCTCTCGGGCGAGGTCCAGGCCGTCACCACCGACCAGGCCATCCTGATCGGCTACGCGGCGCAGGACCCCGACAACCTCATGGTCGTCGGCGAGCCGTTCTCCGAGGAGCGCTACGGCGTCGGCCTCACCAAGGGCGACGACGCACTGCGTGGCCACATCAACGAGCTGTTCACCGACGGTGGCGACATCTGGCAGGCGATCTTCGACAAGAACCTCGGCTCCAGCGGCATCGAGGTCGAGCAGCCCGAGGTCGACGCGTACTGA
- a CDS encoding TrmH family RNA methyltransferase: protein MLENPRSPRVRAVAKLTKRSARTETGLYLLEGPQAVREALTYSPEAIVELFSTPTGWEKHPDIRSKAADADIEVEYVTEYVLNAMADTVTPQGLVAVVRQTPTSVKDIFAASPRLVAICEEVRDPGNLGTIIRAADAAGADAVVLTGRTVDPYNPKVVRATTGSLFHLPVSVGAELADVVEKAHAAGLRILAADVKGDDLLRARADGVLAEPTAWLFGNEARGLEDEALARADQVLKLPIFGRAESLNLATAASVCLYESAFAQRAATVA, encoded by the coding sequence GTGCTGGAGAACCCCCGTTCGCCCCGAGTCCGTGCAGTCGCCAAGCTGACCAAGCGCAGTGCGCGTACCGAGACCGGTCTGTACCTGCTCGAAGGCCCTCAGGCGGTGCGCGAAGCGCTGACCTACAGCCCCGAGGCGATCGTCGAGCTGTTCTCGACGCCGACCGGCTGGGAGAAGCACCCGGACATCCGGTCGAAGGCGGCGGATGCCGACATCGAGGTCGAATACGTCACCGAGTACGTGCTGAACGCGATGGCCGACACGGTCACCCCGCAGGGTCTCGTCGCGGTCGTCAGGCAGACCCCGACCTCGGTGAAGGACATCTTCGCCGCCTCGCCTCGCCTGGTGGCCATCTGCGAAGAGGTCAGGGACCCCGGCAACCTCGGCACGATCATCAGGGCAGCGGATGCCGCGGGCGCCGACGCCGTCGTGCTCACCGGTCGCACTGTCGATCCGTACAACCCGAAGGTCGTGCGAGCGACCACCGGCTCTCTGTTCCATCTGCCGGTGTCGGTGGGCGCCGAACTCGCGGACGTCGTCGAGAAGGCTCATGCCGCAGGGCTCCGGATCCTCGCCGCGGATGTGAAGGGCGACGACCTGCTGCGTGCCCGCGCGGACGGCGTGCTCGCCGAGCCGACGGCCTGGCTCTTCGGCAACGAGGCCCGCGGCCTCGAGGACGAGGCGCTGGCACGAGCGGACCAGGTGCTCAAGTTGCCGATCTTCGGCCGCGCCGAGTCGCTGAACCTTGCGACGGCGGCGAGCGTGTGCCTGTACGAGAGCGCCTTCGCGCAGCGCGCCGCCACTGTGGCCTGA
- a CDS encoding sensor histidine kinase, whose product MRRRLIVVFLVPLVAILLSLGGTAAWSATRSIQQAFYTEQLGDLGYFVTSARQALRSGSATVIDAEVKRFEVVYGIRVLVFDLAGGLWASGGEGDDVLAEDEAARVDLALSGRRAEAPEPVFPWIAAESSLVEPVFDDGDVIGAVMVSADVETPRTQILQQILILTLISIVLIGLGVILVFQLARWVLSPVRRLDEAMVAIERGEMDARVAEDTGPPELRRMTRVFNGMADEIERVMTRQQEFALNASHELRNPLNALLLRVEHLSTGLDARWQDDIEETREEGRRMARILETLLGLARGGRADTTISAVDLAALASRRADAWREVAAQRGVIMRATATGPILCVTDRTIVESALDAVIDNAVKFSPAGAAVEIDTHLDDGECRLSVRDHGPGLTSEQAANAADRFWRSDDSGETPGSGLGLAIATDLLRSIGGELRVGSAAGGGLQVTLVLPDGAEQ is encoded by the coding sequence ATGCGCCGCCGTCTCATCGTCGTCTTCCTGGTGCCTCTCGTGGCGATCCTCCTGTCGCTCGGCGGCACGGCCGCATGGAGCGCGACGCGCAGCATCCAGCAGGCCTTCTACACCGAGCAGCTCGGCGACCTGGGCTATTTCGTCACCAGCGCGCGGCAGGCACTGAGGTCGGGGAGCGCGACGGTGATCGACGCCGAGGTGAAGCGGTTCGAGGTGGTGTACGGCATCCGGGTCCTGGTCTTCGACCTGGCCGGCGGCCTCTGGGCGTCCGGGGGAGAGGGCGACGACGTGCTCGCCGAGGACGAGGCGGCGAGGGTCGACCTCGCGCTCTCCGGGCGTCGCGCCGAGGCGCCTGAGCCGGTGTTCCCCTGGATCGCCGCCGAGTCGTCGCTCGTCGAGCCCGTCTTCGACGACGGCGACGTGATCGGCGCCGTGATGGTGTCTGCAGATGTCGAGACGCCCCGTACACAGATTCTGCAGCAGATCCTGATCCTGACCCTCATCTCGATCGTGCTGATCGGTCTCGGCGTGATCCTTGTGTTCCAGCTGGCGCGGTGGGTGCTCTCGCCTGTGCGGCGGCTCGACGAGGCCATGGTGGCGATCGAGCGCGGCGAGATGGACGCCAGGGTCGCCGAGGACACCGGGCCACCTGAGCTCCGCCGCATGACACGCGTGTTCAACGGCATGGCGGACGAGATAGAGCGCGTCATGACCCGTCAGCAGGAGTTCGCCCTCAACGCCTCGCACGAGCTGCGCAACCCGCTGAACGCGCTGCTGCTGCGCGTCGAGCACCTCTCCACCGGCCTCGACGCGCGCTGGCAGGACGACATCGAGGAGACGCGGGAGGAGGGGCGCCGGATGGCTCGGATCCTCGAGACCCTGCTCGGGCTCGCGCGCGGCGGTCGTGCCGACACCACGATCTCCGCCGTCGACCTGGCCGCGCTGGCCTCACGCCGGGCGGACGCCTGGCGCGAGGTGGCGGCGCAACGAGGCGTCATCATGCGGGCGACGGCCACCGGCCCGATCCTCTGCGTGACGGACCGGACGATCGTGGAGAGCGCCCTGGACGCCGTGATCGACAACGCGGTCAAGTTCTCGCCCGCGGGAGCCGCCGTCGAGATCGACACGCACCTCGACGACGGGGAATGCCGACTCTCGGTGCGGGATCACGGCCCGGGTCTCACCAGTGAGCAGGCCGCGAACGCCGCGGATCGGTTCTGGCGCAGCGACGACAGTGGCGAGACTCCGGGCTCGGGGCTGGGCCTCGCCATCGCCACCGACCTCCTGCGGTCGATCGGGGGCGAGCTCCGCGTCGGATCGGCGGCGGGCGGCGGGCTCCAGGTGACCCTGGTGCTCCCGGACGGAGCAGAGCAGTGA